Proteins encoded within one genomic window of Plasmodium cynomolgi strain B DNA, chromosome 11, whole genome shotgun sequence:
- a CDS encoding protein kinase Crk2 (putative) produces MEKYHGLEKIGEGTYGVVYKAQNNYGETFALKKIRLEKEDEGIPSTAIREISILKELKHSNIVKLYDVIHTKKRLILVFEHLDQDLKKLLDVCDGGLESVTAKSFLLQLLSGIAYCHEHRVLHRDLKPQNLLINREGELKIADFGLARAFGIPVRKYTHEVVTLWYRAPDILMGSKKYSTPIDMWSVGCIFAEMVNGRPLFPGVSETDQLMRIFRILGTPNSENWPNVTELPKYDPDFMVYEPLPWETFLKGLDDTGIDLLSKMLRLDPNQRITAKQALEHAYFKESN; encoded by the exons atggaaaaataccatggattagaaaaaattggagaaggTACATATGGTGTAGTTTACAAAGCACAAAATAATTACGGCGAAACATTCGcgttgaagaaaataagaCTCGAAAAAGAGGATGAAGGCATTCCGTCAACAG CAATTAGAGAAATTAGCATTTTAAAAGAGTTAAAGCATTCAAATATAGTCAAGTTGTATGATGTCATACACACAAAGAAAAGATTAATATTGGTTTTTGAGCATCTCGACCAAGACCTCAAAAAACTTCTCGACGTATGCGATG GAGGACTCGAGTCAGTAACGGCCAAGTCATTTTTACTCCAGTTGCTCAGTGGAATAGCCTATTGTCATGAACACAGAGTGTTGCACCGCGACTTGAAGCCGCAGAATTTGCTCATAAATCGGGAAGGAGAATTAAAAATCGCAGATTTTGGACTCGCCAG GGCCTTTGGAATCCCCGTGCGGAAGTACACCCACGAAGTCGTCACGTTGTGGTATAGAGCACCGGACATTTTAATGGGATCAAAGAAATACTCCACTCCAATTGACATGTGGAGCGTGGGATGCATATTTGCAGAAATGGTGAATGGGAGGCCCCTCTTCCCAGGGGTGTCCGAAACAGATCAGCTTATGAGGATATTCAGAATTCTGGGAACCCCCAATTCGGAGAACTGGCCGAACGTTACTGAGCTTCCCAAGTACGACCCGGATTTTATGGTCTACGAGCCCTTGCCCTGGGAGACATtt cTAAAAGGATTAGACGACACGGGAATAGATTTGCTTTCGAAGATGCTGAGACTCGACCCGAATCAGAGGATCACCGCAAAACAGGCCCTCGAGCATGCGTACTTCAAGGAGAGTAATTAA
- a CDS encoding elongation factor 1 alpha (putative) yields MGKEKTHINLVVIGHVDSGKSTTTGHIIYKLGGIDRRTIEKFEKESAEMGKGSFKYAWVLDKLKAERERGITIDIALWKFETPRYFFTVIDAPGHKDFIKNMITGTSQADVALLVVPAEVGGFEGAFSKEGQTKEHALLAFTLGVKQIVVGVNKMDTVKYSEDRYEEIKKEVRDYLKKVGYQADKVDFIPISGFEGDNLIEKSDKTPWYKGRTLIEALDTMEPPKRPYDKPLRIPLQGVYKIGGIGTVPVGRVETGILKAAVVSECKSVEMHKEVLEEARPGDNIGFNVKNVSVKEIKRGYVASDTKNEPAKGCSKFTAQVIILNHPGEIKNGYSPVLDCHTAHISCKFLNIDSKIDKRSGKVVEENPKSIKSGDSALVSLEPKKPMVVETFTEYPPLGRFAIRDMRQTIAVGIIKAVEKKEPGAVSAKAPGKK; encoded by the exons atgggaaaggaaaaaacgcatATCAACTTAGTTGTTATCGGCCATGTCGATAGTGGAAAATCCACGACCACGGGTCACATTATTTACAAACTGGGAGGTATTGACAGGAGAACCATAGAAAAGTTCGAAAAGGAATCTGCTGAAATGGGTAAGGGAAGTTTTAAGTACGCATGGGTGTTGGATAAGCTTAAGGCTGAAAGAGAAAGAGGTATCACCATCGATATCGCCTTATGGAAGTTCGAAACCCCTAGGTACTTCTTCACCGTCATTGATGCCCCCGGCCATAAGGATTTCatcaaaaatatgattacTGGTACGTCGCAGGCTGACGTGGCGCTATTGGTTGTTCCAGCTGAAGTAGGTGGTTTCGAGGGTGCATTCTCTAAGGAAGGTCAAACCAAAGAGCATGCTTTGTTAGCCTTTACCCTTGGTGTGAAACAGATCGTTGTTGgtgttaacaaaatggacacTGTTAAGTATTCAGAGGATAGATATGAGGAAATTAAGAAGGAAGTCAGAGATTACTTGAAAAAAGTAGGATACCAAGCTGACAAGGTAGACTTTATTCCCATTTCTGGTTTCGAAGGAGATAACCTTATTGAGAAGTCCGACAAGACCCCATGGTATAAGGGAAGAACTTTAATTGAAGCTCTCGATACAATGGAGCCACCCAAGAGACCATACGACAAGCCTTTAAGAATTCCTCTCCAGGGTGTGTACAAAATTGGTGGTATTGGTACTGTCCCCGTCGGAAGAGTCGAAACTGGTATATTGAAAGCCG CTGTTGTTTCTGAGTGTAAATCAGTCGAAATGCACAAAGAAGTTTTGGAAGAGGCCAGACCCGGTGACAATATCGGATTTAACGTGAAAAACGTTTCTGTTAAGGAAATTAAGAGAGGATATGTTGCGTCCGATACGAAGAATGAGCCAGCCAAGGGATGTTCCAAATTTACTGCTCAGGTCATCATTTTGAACCATCCTGGAGAAATCAAGAACGGATACAGCCCTGTCCTTGATTGCCACACTGCTCACATTTCCTGCAAATTTTTGAACATCGATTCCAAGATTGACAAGCGTTCTGGAAAAGTTGTTGAAGAAAATCCCAAATCGATTAAGTCTGGTGATTCAGCTTTGGTAAGTCTCGAGCCAAAGAAGCCTATGGTTGTTGAAACCTTTACTGAGTATCCACCCTTAGGAAGATTTGCCATTCGAGATATGAGACAAACCATCGCTGTCGGTATCATCAAAGCAGTTGAAAAGAAGGAGCCTGGTGCCGTGTCTGCCAAAGCCCCAGGAAAGAAATAA